One part of the Pyrinomonadaceae bacterium genome encodes these proteins:
- a CDS encoding GNAT family N-acetyltransferase — translation MYRQTAQAQIMPPPVPTMSGWAQQVITQRLTDECQSEVLEFLARRPLHTVTLVGIIRDNGLVSAFNRGNFYACRNRAGELEGVALIGHATLMETRTERALQAFAEIAQKCTTARMIMGEQERIEEFWNCYSNDGQTMRRACRELLFELRWPIEVRKPSEGLRLATPEDLELILPVHAEMAFDESGVNPLEVDPVGFRERCLRRIEQGRTWVWIESGKLIFKTDIVSYTESVVYLEGVWTAPEHRGKGYGLNCMSELGHLLLQRVDSICVLVNEQNIAAHDFYKRSGFKFQSVYDTIFLA, via the coding sequence ATGTATAGACAGACTGCCCAAGCCCAAATCATGCCCCCGCCCGTGCCGACGATGTCAGGCTGGGCGCAACAGGTAATCACCCAGAGACTTACAGACGAGTGTCAATCGGAAGTACTCGAATTTCTGGCGCGACGCCCGCTGCACACAGTTACGCTCGTGGGAATCATCAGAGACAATGGCCTTGTCAGTGCATTTAACCGCGGCAATTTCTACGCTTGCCGCAACCGCGCGGGCGAACTTGAAGGGGTCGCGCTGATTGGCCATGCGACGCTGATGGAGACGCGCACCGAGCGCGCGCTTCAGGCTTTTGCGGAAATCGCGCAGAAGTGCACGACCGCTCGCATGATCATGGGCGAGCAAGAGCGCATCGAGGAGTTCTGGAACTGTTACTCCAATGACGGACAGACAATGCGCCGCGCCTGCCGCGAGCTGTTGTTTGAGCTGCGCTGGCCCATCGAAGTCCGCAAGCCCTCAGAGGGACTGCGACTGGCGACCCCAGAAGATCTGGAACTAATTCTGCCGGTGCATGCGGAAATGGCGTTTGATGAAAGTGGCGTCAATCCCCTCGAAGTCGATCCCGTCGGTTTTCGCGAACGATGTCTGCGGCGGATCGAGCAGGGCCGGACGTGGGTCTGGATCGAGTCCGGGAAACTTATCTTCAAGACCGATATCGTCTCGTATACAGAATCAGTCGTTTATCTTGAAGGTGTCTGGACCGCGCCCGAACATCGCGGCAAAGGCTACGGTTTGAATTGCATGTCTGAGCTGGGACATCTTCTGCTGCAGCGCGTAGATTCCATTTGCGTTCTCGTAAACGAGCAGAACATTGCCGCCCATGACTTCTACAAACGATCAGGCTTCAAATTCCAATCCGTTTACGACACGATTTTTCTCGCCTAA